Genomic DNA from Lactuca sativa cultivar Salinas chromosome 8, Lsat_Salinas_v11, whole genome shotgun sequence:
CAAGTCAAGATATTCCAtatttttcttcatattttcaAAATCCAAACTATGAGAATCTTTCTctttattattatgttttttattttaattttaatttttatttttattaagatTCTCTCTATATATACCCttgtttcattatatatatatatatatatatatatatatatatatatatatatatatgtttgtttcATTTTCTCTCTatattttctcttttcaaagtgaGTCCAAACGTTCGGAAAATAGTAATGGAAGTTAACGATAATAGTTCATCGTCTGAGGATGAACTTATCAACAATAATTTGTTACCTGTATTGTTTCGTTTTGCACAAATTCTTCTTTAGAATAATGCTAGCCCAAACAACATTCAAAGGAGAAACACAATCCACATAGATCACTTAGAGGTTGAATGAATGTTGATCCGACATTATTTTGCGGATGATTCAACCTATAGTCATGCGCAATTCACCAAAAGGTTCCGTATGAGAAAAAATTTGTTTATGCGACTTGTTGGTGATCTGGAGATGAATTATCCTTATTTTCAAACAACATTTGATGCAACAAATCAAAGAAGTTTCAGTGCACTACAAAAATGCACATCAACAATACATCAATTCGCAAAGAGTTATAACACATACTCGTTAGATGAGTATCTGAATATGTCAGAAAGAACTTCTCGTGAAGCTCTTAAAAACTTTTGCTATGGTGTTGTTCAAATGTATAAGGCAGAATATTTACGTCGTCCAACATCCACTGACATTTACCTATTGTATGAAGCACATGAAGCTAGACATGGATTCCGTGGAATGCTTGGTAGCATTGACTGCACACATTGGAATCGGAGGAATTGTCCAACAAAATTGAGAGACCAATACATGAGGGGTAACCATCAGTATCTATCAATGATACTAGAAGCGGTGACATCATAAGATTTATGGTTTTGATATGCATTCTATGGTGTAGCCGGTTCGAACAATGATTTAAAGGTCCTCTACCAATCACCACTGTTTAATGAGAAATATCATGGAACGGGACCCGATTGTTCATTTTATCTGAATGATGAACACTACAAGCATGGTTACTATCTTGCAGATGAAATATATCCATCATGTATTGTATTTGTGAAGGTATATCCATGTCTTATAACCGGAAAAAAAAATGGTTCAAGGCAGCACAAGAATCAACAAGAAATGACGTAGAACGTGCTTTTCGGGTCCTTAAATGACGTTGGTACATATTAAAAATACATGCACGAGCTATGATGGTGAagaatacaaaaaatataatgtaTGCTTGTATTATACTACACAATATGATATTGAAAGATGATGGTAATGTGATATCTCATGTGTATCAGCCcgatcacccccccccccccacacacacacacacacaccgacAAAGTCGATGACCAAGAAATAGTACATGAATTATTGATCATATTGAACATGTCTACATTCCAAACTCTGGATACTAACTAGTTAATTTTAATTGTCGTTTTAGGATTTAAATTATGTTGTCTTTTTTaagtgtattttttttaattattgtgtATTTTTTTAGTTGTAGTGTGGttttttaattaaatgttatttttaatattattttagaatcttttttgttttaaattagcaaaattttatttttaaatgaaaaaaatattatgttttattttattttttattttctaatttaattaaataaaaaagaatgaTATGGAAAATGGGTTGGAAAAGATATGGTTTCCATGTGTTGTGGGTTGGGAGGGTTGAAAAAAATAGAATAGAGAGAAAATAAAAAAACTGATATAACAATGAGTTGAGTGGGTTAGGAGGGAATGGCTCTCCTCCCTTATATTACCCCCAGTGGGGTGATCTTGGTGAACCGCTCATTGTTTTTAAATTAAACGAAAATGAAAACTAAAACAAATTTGGTGACCTAGTCTGAAGTAGGGGTGTTCaaaatcggatatccgaaaattcggatagttgatttttgatatcctaatccgtatccgaaatttcggatacggattcggatattaaaccggatatccgaatttcattaattttaaataaatatccaCATCTGAACATCCGATCCGTAAAATCACCTCAACTCTTAAAATTAATAATAGCAACTATGTTAAATCTTGCGACATAGATGGATATCGATAAcaacaaataaatatatgtagcatttacttaataattttttattataagccAATGAACCATGAttataacaaacaaatatataacgATTGTAAATGGAAAGGTTTGCAATAAAAGTTTGGAAAAAATGGTCACGAAAAAGTTGAAAATGATGGGGAATATTAGTCCATTAAGCATGTCAATGtttctaatttctcattttaaaatattaaaaaataaagaaaaactattttttttcggatatcggatatccgaaatatccGAAACTTTATAAATTCACTATCCGTATCCGAATCCGAAAAACCTGATATCCAAAAATCCAGATATCCAAAATTTCGGATAATTTCGGATGCGGATATTTTTAAACACCCCTAGTCTAAAGGGGTGATCTAAGTTTACAAACACTTCTTTTTAACATTAACTAACCTACGTGTCCATCGTTTAACATGGGAGTTAAATTaacttttttaattaaatatatttttgttaataacaactttttaattaaaaaaaaaaacaaaatacatgataagtttttgtatacaatATGATACCAATATTGATAtcattttttttaacataaaattgGGTTGAGTTGAATTGCTAATGAAAGTAAAAAAATTGAGTTTAATTGAGTTGTGAATATAAAATAGAGAGAAATTAGTTTTTTAATAGATGATTGAATTGGATTGTGTTGTGAATGAGAATAACCTTATACTATttccattggtgaccttttttTCTGGTTGGTTACCAAaactaaattaaataaaaatgagaAATAGAGAAAAATGGTCAACTAAAGGAGAGGAGGCGTCGATCCACCAAACAAAGTCGTGACTATTTGtgttaattttcaatttttttttcttttcttaaataaaTCTTATAAACATTAAATTAGGCTTTTATCTTTTTAAAgatcaaaataaaaaatagacctagatttataattttttttcacaaCAAATAAAGACCAATATCCATATATTTTCAAGCAGGTACTTCGGTACTTCTCTGTCTTCGCTACATTTTAGGCTTTGGAATAGAATACCCATCTACCGGTATCAGAATCGAACTGGACCCGTACCCTCCTATTTGGTTTAGTTTTCCGTTCCCCAAAAAGATGAAATTATGTTTAGATCATATATTACATCACAACCAGGACCaattttgtaatttactctatacaATACAAATGGTTTATAATCATAACTCTCAATATAAATGTTTCTTTCTCTCTTGACAACTATTCAAATTCCTATGCACGTATCACAATGGTTTAACTAAAAACAAACATGTGCTTAAAAACATTCAAAACTTTAACAAAACAACATTCTACACAAAATGCAAATATTACCAAGAAACAAAATTGGTGAAAACCCCTAACAAGCAAAAAACTGAAATTGTAGCTATCTCATTCTCAACAACTCATCTCAAAACCAAAACCATTATAACAAAGTAACTTACCTTACAGGCTGCTGGTTGTAGTgattcttctctttcttcttggcTGCTGCAAGCCTTGCACTCCTTGCCGCCGCCTCACTGGCGGCAGCTCTAGCGGCACCGTCCATTTCCTTGCCagatttcttcttcttcatggAAGCCATTTTCTTAATcttctctttcatgttcactccAGACAACTCTTTTTCTTCTGCAGCTGAGCTTTCAGTCTCCTGATccttttccttttcttcttcttttgcttCCTTTGATgccttctctttcttcttctttttagcACTTTTGCTCTCACCACCACCTCCCATGGTTTTCTCTTTCTTCTCTGCCACCCCTTCATTTTGATTCTCTACCTTCTCTTTACCACCATCTACCAAGTGAATGTATCAACAAGATTACATGTTTTGATTTAACAGAAATTTCAGAGGCTTACCAATGGAGTTCTCTTTGCCAGGGTTGTTATTCAAACCGAATTCTGCAAGCACTGCTTCGAGCTCCgctagctccttcttcttcaattcCTTCTTCGAAAGCTGTCTGTCGGTTTCTTTCGGAGGTAAAATTGGAACAGTATTTTCAATGAATGGCTCTTCTTCTTCATGATCATTTTCTTCTTCATCGGTTTCATcaaggtcttcatcttcatcttcacttTCACTTTCACTCTCCTGGAAATTaggaaaaaggtttaaatcaagaTGTACAAAATCGAAGTTGAAAATGGAGTAATAATTAAGCGGACTCTCACCTCAACTGGAGTTTCATTTCCTTTCTGATCGTCTTCACCGGCAACCCAAACGGACGGTGGCGGAGCGGTGGTTGCGTAGTAatcatcatcgtcttcatcatCCACATCCGCCCATGACTTCATTGTTAAAGGCGCTGGAGCCCAGAAAACCTGTTCCTCTACTCCATTTCCTTCACCATCATGTTTCGTCTTAGAGCTGCCTGCATTTTTTGAAGAACCATCACCTTTATccgatttcttcttcttctttaggcTACCAAGAGCAGCAAAAACATTGGTGCTGTTGATTGCTACTGGTCCATCCTTTCTATTTCCACCTCCAACCATTTCTATGCGAATTCCCAATCTCAAATTACACTTCAGATCGATATTTCAACAACCTACAGTTTTGTTTGTATCTTTGTAGAGGTAATCAGAGTTGCTACAATCGAATTCGAAAACCAGCACGACTTCGATTAACCTAAAACTTCGATTGAAATGCTGACAGGATTAAGGCAAAATGATGATGTCCAGTTTGGTGATTTAAGAGCGAAAAACGATCtctcaaaaaaaaaacaacagCAACAGATCACAAACCACGATTAGGATTTGATTGAAGTTCGAAACGATTGGAAGCGTTAACGATTAGCCTTTCTTCTTCGTTTAATATACAGGCATTGGGTTCTGCGACACGATTAGGGTTCGTAAGAAGACGATGATGAAAGAAAGCAGGATATGAGTTTGGATTAGGGTTGGGATGAGCATCAGCTGCTGCTGCTGTGAGCTGCTTTTTGTATGTATGCACAGCACAGCGTTTTCTTCACTACAAGAGTAGTTTTTTTTTGCCTTCTGGATATTCACAGGGAATGTAGTGGGTAAATCTCAGCCGTCTATTAGGAGAACGATGTAGATTGAGCTACGTGTGCTCAACATTTTGAAGTTGATTTTGACCTTTAACTATCGTCAAATCTGTATTTTCTCCCCCTCCCAAAATAATTTTTGATGTAACAGTTTTCCAGTAGTAATATGAGACAGAGTATGTTACCTTTTATTGCATAGTCAATCAGGCCAAGCATGACATATAGGCCAAAAGCATGAGCCGGTCAAAGCCTGGTCAACTGAAGCCCAAGAAGGTCCAATTGGGCCCAATTGCACCCTTATAAAAATTAGCCTATTAAGGGTTGTAGGAATTGCCTAGATTGCCCGTAAGAGTGTTGATAGGGTGGGTTTTTTATGTTAAACAAATTCCCTGACTAATATTAAATTCGGGTAATTTGAGTAGTGGGCCGGATTTAGGTAATTCAGGTATTACctgaaaatatataattttttaatgacatctgaaaataaatttaatgaaataaatatgtcGTGTTTGAACATTGGGATTTTTTAGTCAATATATTTGAGATATCAAGTAATCTTTTAACAatttaatctaatctaataagatgttaaaaaacaaatacTTAAAAATCTTAGTTTAAAAGTTGAATCTCTTgatagaatcaaaaacttaaagaTCTTAGTTTAAAAATTGAATCTCTTGATAGAATCAAAAAGAGTTTAATATATAGACTAGATTTACTGCTCATTGTTTTAGATGAAAGATTTGTAAATTAAAATACTATGATAAgcaaaaaagaaaaggaaaagaaaagtaTACAAGAATGCATTTTGATGAAATAATAACAACCAAAGTCAACCATCTAAATTACTTGATAACAATGTATGTGCATGTATTTTACATTTACCAAAAAAACCTCACGTCTTAAATctagaaaacataaaaaaatcattacatattatgaaaataataacatGTCAAGTTCCAAAAGACATTCATAAATATACTCGTTCTTCTTGCACCTTCAGTACTTCATCTTGCTCAATTCTATATAAacaaaaaaagtcaaaaattgtTAGCATTAAAAGGAAAAGATATTAAATTTACAATCATTAAAATAAGAAATGAAACAATTACCTTTGTGAATTTGTTGATTTTCTTCCCAATCATTTTCATAATCGATTGTCTCACTTATGCTACCCCGAATTCAATCTTGTGTACAAATTAAACTTTCAACAATCTTAGGAGTCAAAGAACTACTAAACGAATCCAAAACCCACCCATTAGTGCTAAAAACGGATTTTGAAGCCACCGTTGAGACGGGAATGGCGAACACATCTCTTGTCATCAATGATAGAATCGGGAATCTTTGACTATTCACTTTCCACCGATCTAGAATATTAAACATTTCTGAGTCGTCTTCAACACTTTCTTGCAAATACTTTTATAACTCCCCAATTGATTCAACTATGTTCATCTTCATCTTTTC
This window encodes:
- the LOC111899241 gene encoding uncharacterized protein LOC111899241 yields the protein MRKNLFMRLVGDLEMNYPYFQTTFDATNQRSFSALQKCTSTIHQFAKSYNTYSLDEYLNMSERTSREALKNFCYGVVQMYKAEYLRRPTSTDIYLLYEAHEARHGFRGMLGSIDCTHWNRRNCPTKLRDQYMRAGSNNDLKVLYQSPLFNEKYHGTGPDCSFYLNDEHYKHGYYLADEIYPSCIVFVKL
- the LOC111899238 gene encoding uncharacterized protein LOC111899238, with translation MVGGGNRKDGPVAINSTNVFAALGSLKKKKKSDKGDGSSKNAGSSKTKHDGEGNGVEEQVFWAPAPLTMKSWADVDDEDDDDYYATTAPPPSVWVAGEDDQKGNETPVEESESESEDEDEDLDETDEEENDHEEEEPFIENTVPILPPKETDRQLSKKELKKKELAELEAVLAEFGLNNNPGKENSIDGGKEKVENQNEGVAEKKEKTMGGGGESKSAKKKKKEKASKEAKEEEKEKDQETESSAAEEKELSGVNMKEKIKKMASMKKKKSGKEMDGAARAAASEAAARSARLAAAKKKEKNHYNQQPVR